AATAGCAAAAAAGCTCATAGCACCAAATACAACAGCAGTCATAGCAAAAGCATTACCAATAATAGTCGCTCCGCCATTCATACCAAGTGTAACTGATAATAGTGGTGCTAACATAAGACCTGTCATAAATACAAATCCAAACATTACCGCTAAGTTAATTCCCGGTTTGTGTTTTACAAATTGCAAACCTATTAGAAGTCCAATTTCTAAAATGAAAAGTGGCCAGAACATTGAATGTATCGCACCTGCCAATGGGATACCAACATATGCACCAACAGCACCAGCCATCATAGAAGCTGCAAATAGTTTGTAAGTCTCTTTTACAAAAGATACAATTTGTGCTTCACTGCGATGAGTACTCTCATAAGTAAAAGCATTTTGCTCTCTAGCATAGTCACGATCGTAAAGACCCATAATTTATTCCTTTATATATCGAAATATGAATTTAATAAGAATTTTATAGCTAAAAGGTAAACGGGAAGCAACATATAGTTTGAAAGCATACATTATTATATATAAAGGGAATAATTTTGTAAAAGTTTAACTATTTATAACCAAAAGAAATTCCAAATGAAACATAAAAAAAAGAATT
This window of the Sulfurimonas sp. C5 genome carries:
- a CDS encoding Bax inhibitor-1/YccA family protein codes for the protein MGLYDRDYAREQNAFTYESTHRSEAQIVSFVKETYKLFAASMMAGAVGAYVGIPLAGAIHSMFWPLFILEIGLLIGLQFVKHKPGINLAVMFGFVFMTGLMLAPLLSVTLGMNGGATIIGNAFAMTAVVFGAMSFFAIKSTKDFTGYGKPLMIALFVIIGFSILNIFLGNPMLHIIISGAVVVLFSILVIYDTQNIMQGAYETPIDGAIALYLDFLNIFTALLQLFGIFGNDE